From a single Rutidosis leptorrhynchoides isolate AG116_Rl617_1_P2 chromosome 5, CSIRO_AGI_Rlap_v1, whole genome shotgun sequence genomic region:
- the LOC139849281 gene encoding uncharacterized mitochondrial protein AtMg00860-like → MKLNPSKCSFGEEEGKFLGHIITERGIRANPNKIEAIENMPSPRNKKEVQSLTCKLAALTRFLSKFAERSLPFFGTLKNCLKKTDFKWTEEVEVAFQEMKKFLKELPTMTAPIAGETLILYLAASKEAISSVLCRANM, encoded by the coding sequence ATGAAGCTCAACCCGTCGAAGTGCAGTTTTGGAGAGGAAGAAGGAAAGTTTCTTGGTCATATAATAACGGAGCGCGGGATACGTGCAAACCCAAATAAAATAGAGGCAATCGAGAATATGCCATCACCAAGAAATAAAAAAGAAGTACAAAGTTTAACATGTAAGTTGGCGGCATTAACGAGGTTCTTATCAAAATTCGCAGAGCGATCACTCCCCTTTTTCGGGACATTGAAGAATTGCTTAAAGAAAACGGATTTCAAGTGGACGGAGGAAGTAGAAGTGGCGTTTCAAGAAATGAAAAAGTTTCTGAAAGAGCTGCCAACAATGACTGCGCCGATTGCGGGAGAAACATTGATACTATACTTAGCAGCATCGAAAGAAGCAATAAGTTCAGTATTATGCCGTGCGAACAtgtga